From the Budorcas taxicolor isolate Tak-1 chromosome 1, Takin1.1, whole genome shotgun sequence genome, one window contains:
- the TDGF1 gene encoding teratocarcinoma-derived growth factor 1, protein MERFSYSVILIMAFSRALELGLVAGLGGLELARLSQGELAFRDDGLWSQEEPAIRHQPSQFVASMGIQKSKELNRTCCLNGGTCMLGSFCACPPSFYGRNCEHDSRKENCGSVPHDTWLPRKCSMCKCWHGQLRCFPQSFLPGCDGHVMDEQLTASRTPELTLSACALMLPGICLAIQSYY, encoded by the exons ATGGAGCGCTTCTCTTACAG TGTGATTTTGATCATGGCCTTTTCCAGAGCACTTGAACTGGGATTAGTCGCTG GATTGGGCGGCCTTGAACTTGCCCGTCTGTCACAGGGAGAGCTGGCCTTCAGAGATGATGGCCTTTGGTCCCAAGAGGAGCCTGCAATTCGTCACCAGCCTTCCCAGTTTGTAGCATCCATGGGAATCCAAAAGA GTAAGGAGCTGAACAGAACCTGCTGTTTGAATGGGGGAACCTGCATGCTGGGGTCCTTTTGTGCCTGCCCTCCCTCTTTCTATGGACGCAACTGTGAGCATGACTCTCGCAAAGA GAACTGTGGGTCTGTGCCCCATGACACCTGGCTGCCCAGGAAGTGTTCCATGTGTAAATGCTGGCATGGCCAGCTTCGCTGCTTTCCTCAGTCATTCCTACCTGGTTGTG ATGGCCATGTGATGGATGAGCAGCTCACAGCTTCCAGGACTCCAGAATTAACACTGTCTGCATGTGCTCTTATGCTACCTGGCATCTGCCTTGCTATACAAAGTTATTATTAA